One Acanthopagrus latus isolate v.2019 chromosome 12, fAcaLat1.1, whole genome shotgun sequence genomic region harbors:
- the LOC119029844 gene encoding synaptic vesicle glycoprotein 2C-like encodes MDEAHNNRTSLVKGAKDIAKEAKRHASKNLSKAVDRASDEYSTHRSYNRFQNEDEDEDNYSSYAQQDGRYADNAANDEDGASSDATEGHDDEDEIYEGEYQGVPAYNDGKQRDGQVALGQPVSDSLKSQKELENERQADEEELAQQYELIMQECGHGRFQWQLFFVLGLALMSDGVEVFVVGFVLPSAETDMCVPNSGAGWLGSIVYLGMMFGAFFWGGLSDKLGRRQCLLISMSVNGFFAFLSSFVQGYSMFLFCRMVSGFGIGGAVPIVFSYFAEVLAREKRGEHLSWLCMFWMIGGIYASAMAWAIIPHYGWSFSMGSAYQFHSWRVFVVVCALPCVSAVVALTFMPESPRFFLEMGKHDEAWMVLKHIHDTNMRARGEPERVFTVNRIKIPKQLDELVELQSQSANPVLKVLFKIKAELRGIWLTFMKCFDYPVRDNTIKLAAVWFTLSFGFYGLSVWFPDVIKHLQADEYASRVKIHNSERIEDFTFNFTLENQIHRNGVFLNDRFISMKFKAVTFIDSSFLNCYFEDVSSVGSFFKNCTFVDSFFYNTDIDDSKLTNSRVINSSFHHNKTGCQMTFDDDYSAYWVYFVNFLGTLAVLPGNIVSALLMDKIGRLSMLGGSMVLSGISCFFLWFGTSESMMIFMLCLYNGLSISAWNSLDVVTTELYPTDRRGTGFGFCNAMCKLAAVLGNLIFGSLVGITKAIPILLASSVLVGGGLVGLRLPDTRANVLM; translated from the exons ATGGATGAAGCACATAACAACAGGACTTCCTTGGTTAAAGGTGCCAAGGACATCGCTAAAGAAGCCAAGAGGCACGCTTCCAAAAATCTGAGCAAAGCCGTTGATCGAGCCTCGGACGAATACTCGACTCATCGCAGCTACAACCGCTTCCAGAACGAGGACGAAGACGAGGACAACTACAGCAGCTACGCTCAGCAGGACGGTCGCTACGCCGACAACGCAGCCAACGACGAGGACGGGGCCTCCAGCGACGCCACCGAGGGCCACGACGACGAAGATGAGATCTACGAGGGGGAGTACCAAGGCGTGCCGGCCTACAACGACGGCAAGCAGCGGGACGGTCAGGTGGCTCTGGGCCAGCCGGTCTCTGACAGCCTGAAGAGccagaaggagctggagaacgAGAGGCAGGCGGACGAGGAGGAGCTCGCCCAGCAGTACGAGCTGATCATGCAGGAGTGCGGCCACGGGAGGTTCCAGTGGCAGCTGTTCTTCGTGCTCGGGCTGGCGCTCATGTCGGACGGCGTGGAGGTGTTCGTGGTGGGTTTCGTCCTGCCCAGCGCTGAGACGGACATGTGTGTCCCCAACTCTGGTGCCGGATGGCTCG GCAGCATCGTGTATCTGGGGATGATGTTCGGCGCCTTCTTCTGGGGTGGCCTGTCGGACAAGCTGGGCCGTAGACAGTGTCTGCTGATATCCATGTCCGTCAACGGCTTCTTCGCCTTCCTGTCCTCCTTCGTCCAAGGCTACAGCATGTTCCTCTTCTGCCGCATGGTGTCCGGCTTCGG gatCGGTGGAGCGGTGCCGATCGTGTTCTCGTACTTCGCGGAGGTGTTGGCCcgggagaagagaggagagcatCTGAGCTGGCTGTGCATGTTCTGGATGATCGGAGGCATCTACGCCTCGGCCATGGCCTGGGCCATCATCCCACACTACG GCTGGAGCTTCAGCATGGGTTCAGCCTACCAGTTCCACAGCTGGAGGGTGTTCGTGGTGGTGTGTGCGCTGCCGTGCGTCTCCGCCGTGGTCGCTCTCACTTTTATGCCCGAGAGCCCTCGCTTCTTCCTGGAG ATGGGGAAACACGACGAGGCCTGGATGGTGCTCAAACACATCCACGACACCAACATGCGCGCCCGCGGAGAGCCCGAGAGAGTCTTCACT GTGAACAGGATCAAGATCCCCAAACAGCTGGACgagctggtggagctgcagagccaGTCGGCCAACCCGGTGCTGAAGGTCCTCTTCAAGATCAAGGCAGAGCTCAGAGGA ATCTGGCTGACGTTTATGAAATGCTTCGACTACCCGGTGAGAGACAACACGATCAAGCTGGCTGCCGTCTGGTTCACTCTGTCTTTCGG GTTCTACGGGCTCTCGGTGTGGTTCCCGGACGTCATCAAGCACCTTCAGGCCGACGAGTACGCCTCCAGAGTGAAGATCCACAACAGCGAACGCATCGAAGACTTCACCTTCAACTTCACCCTGGAGAACCAGATCCACAGAAACGGAGTCTTCCTGAACGACAG GTTCATCAGCATGAAGTTCAAAGCTGTCACGTTCATCGACTCGTCTTTCCTCAACTGCTATTTTGAAGACGTCTCCTCCGTCGGCTCCTTCTTTAAAAACTGCACCTTTGTCGACTCTTTCTTTTACAACACCG ATATTGACGACAGCAAGCTGACAAATTCACGGGTGATCAACAGCTCGTTCCACCACAACAAGACGGGCTGCCAGATGACGTTTGATGATGATTACAGCGCCTACTGGGTCTACTTTGTCAACTTCCTGGGAACGCTGGCCGTGCTGCCCGGAAACATCGTCTCCGCCCTCCTCATGGACAAAATCGGACGCCTGAGCATGCTGG GAGGCTCCATGGTGCTGTCGGGCATCAGCTGCTTCTTCCTTTGGTTCGGCACCAGTGAGTCCATGATGATCTTCATGCTCTGTCTCTACAACGGCCTCAGCATCTCTGCCTGGAACTCCCTGGATGTTGTCACCACTGAGCTGTACCCGACAGACCGGAG GGGCACGGGCTTTGGCTTCTGTAACGCCATGTGTAAGCTGGCGGCGGTGCTGGGCAACCTGATCTTTGGCTCTCTGGTTGGCATCACCAAGGCCATCCCCATCCTGCTGGCGTCGTCTGTGTTGGTTGGCGGCGGTCTGGTCGGACTCCGACTGCCAGACACACGCGCCAATGTCCTCATGTAA
- the LOC119029846 gene encoding tripartite motif-containing protein 16-like — translation MAQKAVHLDRETFSCLICLDLLKDPVTIPCGHSYCKNCIKDNWDTEDEKRIYSCPQCRKHFTPRPELLKNTMLAALVEELNKTGLQAAPADLCYAGPEDVACDVCTGRKLRAVKSCLVCLASYCEKHLQPHYQSATFKKHKLVEPSKKLQENICSRHDEVMKMFCRTDQQYICYRCSVEEHKDHDTVSAAGKRQRELGESRRKIQQRIQDREEDVKLLQQEVEAINGSADKAVEHNEKIFAQLFCVMEKRNSDVKQQVRSQQETEVRRVKELQETLEQEITELKKLSHTEDHNQFLHNYPSLSALSESTHSSSINIRPLKYFEDVTAAVSEVRDKLQDVLRQTGTTISLTETQVDVSPSQPEPKTRADFLKYSCDITLDPNTAYTRLLLYKGNRKVTVRRRPQSYPDHPDRFTWWPQVLSRESLTGRCYWEVERSEGRVSVAVAYKNISRAGDSEECEFGSNDKSWTLYCFPQPFLHYVFHHNNVQTSISGPWSSRVGVYLDHSAGILSFYSVSDTMTLLHRVQTIFRQTLYAGLQIDLYGDSAEFCKLK, via the coding sequence ATGGCGCAGAAAGCAGTTCATCTGGACCGAGAGACTTTCTCTTGTCTGATCTGTttggatctactgaaggatccggtgaccattccctgtggacacagctactgcaagAACTGTATTAAAGACAACTGGGACACAGAGGATGAGAAGAGGatctacagctgccctcagtgtaGGAAGCACTTCACACCGaggcctgagctgctgaaaaacaccatgttagcagctttagtggaggagctgaataagactggactccaagctgctcctgctgatctctgctatgctggacctgaagatgtggcctgtgatgtctgcactgggaggaaactgagagcagttaagtcctgtctggtctgtctggcctcttactgtgagaaacacctccagcctcattaTCAGTCAGCtacattcaaaaaacacaagctggtggagccATCCaagaagctccaggagaacatctgctctcgtcacgatgaggtgatgaagatgttctgccgTACTGATCAGCAGTATATCTGTTATCGCTGCTCTGTGGAGGAACATAAAGAccacgacacagtgtcagctgcaggaaagaggcagagagagctggggGAGAGTCGACGCAAgatccagcagagaatccaggacagagaggaagatgtgaagctgcttcaacaggaggtggaggccatcaatggctctgctgataaagcagtggagcacaaTGAGAAGATCTTTGCCCAGCTGTTCTGTGTTATGGAGAAAAGAaactctgatgtgaagcagcaggtcagatctcagcaggaaactgaagtgagacgagtcaaagagcttcaggagacgctggagcaggagatcactgagctgaagaagctctcacacacagaggatcacaaccagtttctacacaactacccctcactgtcagcactcagtgagtctacacactcatccagcatcaacatccgtcctctcaagtactttgaggatgtgacagcagctgtgtcagaggtcagagacaaactacaggacgtcCTGAGACAGACGGGCACAACCATCTCACTGACAGAGACTCAAGTGGATGTTTCACCGTCACAACCAGAGCCCaagaccagagctgacttcttaaaatattcatgtgaTATCACACTAGATCCAAACACAGCATACACACGTCTGTTATTGTATAAAGGGAACAGGAAAGTAACAGTCAGGCGACGACCTCAATCTtatcctgatcatccagacagattcactTGGTGGCCTCAGGTCCTgagtagagagagtctgactggacgttgttactgggaggttGAGAGGAGCGAGGGAAGAGTTAGTGTAGCAGTCGCATACAAGAATATCAGCAGAGCAGGGGACTCAGAGGAATGTGAATTTGGATCCAATGACAAATCCTGGACTTTATATTGTTTCCCACAACCTTTCTTACATTATGTCTTTCATCACAACAATGTCCAAACTTCCATCTCAGGTCCTTggtcctccagagttggagtgtacctggatcacagtgcaggtattctgtccttctacagcgtctctgacaccatgactctcctccacagagtccagaccatATTCCGTCAGACTCTCTATGCTGGACTTCAGATAGACTTATATGGAGACTCTGCTGAGTTTTGTAAACTCAAATAG